From the genome of Neorhodopirellula lusitana:
CCACTGGTTCGCATTGGCCTCTTGAGTTGCGGCTAAGGCAATTAGCAAAGCCTCGTGGGTTGATGAATCTTCTGTGTCACCGAACTTGGCGACTGCCTCGCCATAGATGGCCGCTTCCATTAAATGCCCGGCTGTGAAAGACAGATACGCCAGCAAATAGGTTACTTCAATTTGCTTTTTCGGAGTCTTCGCAAAGCTCGACAACGAGTATGCGTGCTTGGCAAGAGAGAGCGTGGCTCCCAACTGTTGTTTGTATTCTTCGGTTAAGTCGGTACCAGGCTTTGAATCTAACTCGGTTAGCTTCTCATAGCTAGCAAACAACTCTTGATAGGCGCTATTGAAAATTGCCGGTTGACGTTTGATCGTCACTAGCTCCACTCGTTCTCTTGGTCGTGTCGCTTCGGGAAGGACGAAGGGCCGCGGTGTTGTCCGACCGCCGAATGAAGAGTAGGGGGCTGTTCCAGAGTTCGTCTTCTCGACCGAACTCGCTGAACGGGAGTTGGCGTTCGCGCTGGCGGCACTGTCATCTTCCGCATGATCGAGATGCAATCGAGTCTTCGCGGCGAAGTTCGCCCATTGTTTGGGTGATAGGGCTTTGTACGCGTGGCTGGCTTGTTGGCGAGCCTTGTTCTGAATGGCCGAGGTGGACTTTGTCTGAGCGGGGTCTGCTCGGATTGGCGAAACAGGACTTCGCCAGAAAAATAACCCCAGCGAAACTAGGAAGAACACGCCCGCGAGAATCCAACCCAGAACCGGCGTGACGGACGTCTTGCGTTTTGTATCTTCCGTGGATTCGTTTGACCTCGCCGTTACGTTCCTGGCAACCCTTTGGGTGGGTGCCGGCTTAGGGGGCAACTCTGACGTATCAATGATCAGCGGTGACGAGGCATCGGCGAGCGAATCGTCTTGGGCGGATTCGTTCAACTCCTTGGTCGGCGAATGGTACAACGGCCCCGCGATGGATTCGGCAGCAGCCTCGTTGAGGCGAACCGGTTGCCTGAGCACGGTTTCGAGTACGTCGATCGAGGCCCCGCACTTGCACTTCAGCGTTTTGCCGATGTTGTCGGGTGTGACCTGATAGGAGCGGTTGCACGTGTGACAGCTAATCGGGATTTTGACAAACGAGTGTGAGTCGCACACATAGAGAGTCTCACCGCAATCGCAATCGATCACCGATGACATTTGGTCATCATTGATCGAGAGGGTTGCGTGGCAAGCGGGGCATCGCCCACGGCATACGGCAACGGAGGTTGAGCCTTCATCGTTATTCATAGAGTCGGTTTTTGCACTCGTGGTTGCCATCTATTTCTTGTTGGGTGGCGTTAGCGGAAGCGTGATTCCCCAAATCGGGCCACGGACGTTGTTGCGACGGACCGGCTTACGCTTTGCCATTTCGGCACCCGCCGAGTTCACTCCTACATCCATGTAGTTTCCGCGGTGCGCGGTCGCCAACTTTTTAAAGCCGACGGCGTCCTTGGGTTTCACTTCCATTCCCCGCGTATTGACGATGATTTTCGGGTGTGGGTTTTTGACGAAAAAATCAGCCGCCTTGTCGGTGAAGGCGCCATCACCCAGTACATAGATCACATCTGGATTTAAGTCGAAAGCCGCCTGCAATGCTTGCTTGCCCTTCGTTCGTAGGCACAGCTCGACGGTTAGTAGCCACTGGAACAATGCCTGCTTGTTCTTGGGGGTCGCTGAAACTAATTTCTTCACCGATCGAGGGTGCATCATCGGGTAGGCAGTGTCACTGTAGAAAATTACATAGAAGCGTTGTTTGGGGGTCAGCAGGTTGATGGTCTTCGTCAGTTCCATGATCGCCGTCTCAAATCGTCCCCTGGTCATGCTATTTGAGTTGTCGATCACGAACACATAGTTGATCGCGGCAAATTTGCTGCCAAAGAAGGTCGGCTTTTTCGCTGACACTTTGGCTGGCTTGGCAGCGGGCATTTCAGGTGGCTTCACCGCGTCGCCGCTGATCGCATCCATGAAATCCGGTGTGTCCATGGGAACGTCAACGGAGACCAGTTCCGTTTCTTGAGGTGTTACCTCGGTGTCTTCCGTGGGTTCCGTCACTTCCATCTCCACCGGTTCGATGATGATTTCCTCAATCACCGTATTGTCAGAGTCGGAAATTGCCGTCATCAAAAGCTCGGGCGGTTTCTCTTGGACTAGCACGAAGCTGGCTAGGATCAAAATGATTGCGATGTGAATCAGAATGCTGATGCCACTGCCGCCCAGTTGCCGCATGAAGCTGGCGCGGTGATCGTTTAGCCAGTAGCGAAACTGCAAAGCGTGACGCCGCCACCCCGCCTCCGCCTCGATCGATTGTTCGCGTTCAATGAGAGCTTGTTCAGCAACTTGATCCAACTCGCTGAGTTCAGAGAAATCCCACGATGGGGATGTTTCGGGCGCCGAAGGAGTCTCGAGTGTCGATGAGCTCTTGGCATCTTCCAGTGCGGTCTTGCTCTGTGCTGATTCATCTAAACCTATAGATGGAATCACCGGTTCGACAGCATGAACGGGTTCCAGTGAATCGCCGAGTTGCGAACCATTGCCGTCCGAAGCGAAGGTTTCTTGGATGGCATTTGCAGTGCCGGAAGATTGTGCAGTGGATGACACCACCAAGCCTGCTGGTGTCGACAAACCAGCGTCTAGCTTCGATGTTTCACTTGGTGCGACGACTGCCGCTGGAAGTAGGTTACGAAATCCATGTAACGTTGCCGCCTTCACTTCGCCTAACGGTACTTCAAAAAAGGTCGTGCCATCACCAACGATTGTCAAACCACGTCGATCCGGACGATAGTAACCTTTCGCTTTCAAGTCTTTCAGTTTGCCCTTTGATGTCTGAATCACTTCAGAACCATCGGTGACGATGAAGGCTTCGTCGTTTTCCGTATGAGCTGGATCCATTTCCTATCCTTTGCGAAGGTCGAGTGACCGTTAGTGTCTGAATGACCGAAAAGTTTCAGAACGCAGTCTGATGGCCTGGAGTCGCATGGGATCCTAGGCGGTCATGACACAATTTCAGCAAGTTGTGTATTACGTATCTTAGTCTACAAGGCACACGCGAGTCGTTTTCAAGAGAACGAATCGCTGGTGAGGGGATGGCTGTTAACCCGGTTGTGATGTGCTCGCTTTTCATCTCTTAAGACTGCGTGACATTGGTTTGGGATGATCAGCATGCTCAATTTGTAGGCCTCGGGATTTCGCGAGCTCTTTTTGAACGTGCCGTGTGTTTGTTCTTGCATGTGCTTGGGAACGCGTGGTTGTTGTATTTGATTTTGTCTCTTCGCAGTGTCTCTTCGCAGTGCCTCTTCTCGATGCCTCTGAACCCATGCATTCGGGAAGCCCGAATCGATGACTCCGTGGAGTGCAAATGCATCGGACCAATCACTTGTTAACGGAATCACTTGCGTGAAACTTGTTGAACGCAATGCGGAGAATGTTGGTTGCATGGGGCATCTGCGAGCTTCCATCCGTTGGACTCAAATGAGGTTCATGCAAGTACTGAATATCATTGGCCAATGGTGCTTGCTGCAGCGATGGATCGACGCCTTCGTTTGGCGTTGCCTATCGGCAGCAAAGGCGAGCCTCCAATGCATTCAGGCCCAATGCAATCAGACATCGATCTCTCGATCCTGCGGACACACGGTCCTGAAACGCACGAGGTACCTGAAAGTACTCTTGAAATTGACTGCGGTGCAGACAATGGAATGTGCTGAGACTCGCTCTGTCGAGACTTCAGCAAATCCTTGGGGCAGTACGAAGTCTTTGACGAAGCAAAACGCCCTCGAAGACCAAGGATGGCTTGCGATAGGACAGTTGAACAAATCTCGGTAGGGTGCGAGTTTGGTCTGTCGCGGCGAAGCACCTGTATGAAACGCTCTCGACGCAGTTGCTAGAAATGAGCAGGGAAGCGACCAAGTCCCGATGTTGCGATTCGGGCTACCCTGAAGCTACTGAGCGTTTGGCATGCGATCACTCTTTGCAGGATCACTCTTTGCAGGATCACTCTGTGCAGGATCACTTTGTTCAGTCGAGCCAGCTCACTCTCGCCCGCGAAGGAGGGCATCGAAAAGTCGATGCCCTGGGGAACTGGTGTCGCGGACTCGTGTTTTCGATTGCAGATGGTTCCATGGGCAGATGGCTCAGCAAGCTTATGGCTTTGTTTGCGCGTATCCTTGCCTGCCTGGCAGCCTGCCTGCAGGCTGCCAGTTCAGTTCCTGTTTCTAACAGCCACGGGTGTCGCCAGGCCTTGCTTCACAGTCCCTGTTTCTACTCGGGGACCCCTTCAATTCACTTTGAGTTTTGAATGTCGGGC
Proteins encoded in this window:
- a CDS encoding vWA domain-containing protein — protein: MDPAHTENDEAFIVTDGSEVIQTSKGKLKDLKAKGYYRPDRRGLTIVGDGTTFFEVPLGEVKAATLHGFRNLLPAAVVAPSETSKLDAGLSTPAGLVVSSTAQSSGTANAIQETFASDGNGSQLGDSLEPVHAVEPVIPSIGLDESAQSKTALEDAKSSSTLETPSAPETSPSWDFSELSELDQVAEQALIEREQSIEAEAGWRRHALQFRYWLNDHRASFMRQLGGSGISILIHIAIILILASFVLVQEKPPELLMTAISDSDNTVIEEIIIEPVEMEVTEPTEDTEVTPQETELVSVDVPMDTPDFMDAISGDAVKPPEMPAAKPAKVSAKKPTFFGSKFAAINYVFVIDNSNSMTRGRFETAIMELTKTINLLTPKQRFYVIFYSDTAYPMMHPRSVKKLVSATPKNKQALFQWLLTVELCLRTKGKQALQAAFDLNPDVIYVLGDGAFTDKAADFFVKNPHPKIIVNTRGMEVKPKDAVGFKKLATAHRGNYMDVGVNSAGAEMAKRKPVRRNNVRGPIWGITLPLTPPNKK